A region of the Pseudomonas asiatica genome:
GGTGTAGGCACCGGTCGACAGCCAGTACAGGCGGTCGCCGATGGCCAGGTTCAGCGGCAGGCCGTACTTGTAGTTTTCGTACATGATGTCGGCGCTGTCGCAGGTCGGGCCGGCGATGACCACTTCTTCGGCCTCGCCTTTCTTCTCGGTCCAGATCGGGAACTTGATGGCTTCGTCCATGGTTTCGATCAGGCCGGAGAACTTGCCCACGTCGGTGTAGATCCAGCGCTCGACGGCGGTGCGCGACTTGCGTGCAACCAGGACCACTTCGCTGACCAGGATACCGGCGTTGGCAATCAGCGAACGGCCCGGCTCGAGGATGATTTCCGGCAGGTCGTCACCGAAGTCTTCCTTCAGGAAGCGGATGATCTCTTCGGCGTAGGTTTCCAGGCTGTTGGTCCGGGTGATGTAGTTGGCCGGGAAGCCGCCACCCATGTTGATCAGCTTCAGCTCGATGCCGTCTTCTTCCTTCAGGCGCTCGAAGATCACCTTGACCTTGGCGATGGCTGCGTCCCACACGCTGATGTCGCGCTGCTGCGAGCCGACATGGAAGGAAATGCCGTAAGGCACCAGGCCCAGGTCGCGGGCGAGGATCAGCAGGTCCATGGCCATGTCGGTCTGGCAACCGAATTTACGCGACAGCGGCCAGTCGGCAGTGGTCGAGCCTTCGGTGAGAATACGTACGTACACTTTCGAACCCGGTGCGGCCTTGGCGATGTTGCGCAGGTCGGCTTCCGAGTCGGTGGCATACAGGCGCACGCCCTTCTCGTAGAAGTAGCGGATGTCCTTGGACTTCTTGATGGTGTTGCCGTAGCTGATACGGTCGGCGCTGACGCCGCGGCCCAGCACCTTGTCCAGCTCGTAGATCGAGGCGATGTCGAAGCTCGAACCTTTCTCTTTGAGCAGGTCGATGATTTCCACGGCCGGGTTGGCCTTGACCGCGTAGTACACCTTGGCGAATTCGAAACCAGCACGCAGGTCGTCATAGGCCTGGCTGATCATCTGGGTGTCGATGAGTACGAACGGGGTTTCCTGCTTGTCGGCGAACGCCTTCATTTTCTGGAAGGTGTCACGCGCGAAATAGTCTTCGACCTGGATCGACATGCTCAGGGACTCCATGGGCAAACTGAAAATTTAAGTGGCTGCAAACTGAACGTCCTCCGTATCCCCACTTTGGTTCGCCTACTCAGTACTTGAGCCGGATGGATCGTTTCCAGCATGGACGTTCGGCGCGCACTTTAGGGCGTGAAGAATGCAGAATCAACAGGCAATCCGGGCGTGATCGACGCGGATCGACGACCTGCCATTTGAATAACCGACCCATGTGACCGGCTGATGTTCCCCGGAGTGTTTCAAGCGTAAAAAATAGTGGAATGGAGCGCGTTCGCTCCTTCGCGGGCACGCCCGCTCCCACAGGCATCTCGCGGTTCCTGTGGGAGCGGGCGTGCCCGCGAAAGGGCCTCAGGTGTTCATATTTATGGCCACATTTCGCTGGCACCGCCGTGCATGAAAAAGACGATAAATTTTTTGTTACCGACTGGCGGAATTGCCGTGTTTGATGCGAAACATTACTATTCGCACCCTTGTCTGCCTCCCTGATGACCCCGACCGTGTCCGGACCCAAAGGCTTCCTCGACCACTACCATGAGCTGATCGGCACCTGGACGCGCAAGTTGCGCAGTCGACAGCAGGCCGAGGACCTCACCCACGATGCCTTTGTCCGGGTACTGGAAAACCCGCGCGAGCAGGTCGAGCAGCCACGCGCCTACCTGCACCAGACCGCCCGCAATATTGCCGTGGATGGTTTCCGGCGCGAGGACCGCCGCCAGGCCCTGGAGCTGGAAGCCTTCGACGAAGGCGTGGCCGGCAGTGGCGACCCCGAGGCCTACGTGCATGCGCTGGAGCTGGCCGACAGTGTCGAGCGGGCGCTGGCCGAACTGCCGCTCAATTGCCGGCAGGTGTTCATCTGGCAGAAGCTCGAAGGCCTGACCCAGGCCGAGATCGCCGAGCGCATGGGGTTGAGCAAGAACATGGTCGAAAAGTATATGATCCGCACGCTCCGGCATCTGCGTGAGCACCTGGATGTGTCGGCATGATGAGTCAGGAGACCTTTTCGATGAAACAGCACGGTACCGATACCGTCCGCGAGCAGGCGGCCGCGTGGTTCGCCCGGGTGCAGGATGCGCCTCGCGATGCCGGGCTGCAGGCGCAGCTGCACGTCTGGCTGGAAGGCGATGCACGGCACCGTGATGAGTACCAGCAGCTCGCCCGTCTGTGGCAGGCCACCGACTTCATCCCGCGCCAGCGCCTGGAAGCGCTGTGCCAGCCGGCACCGGTACGCCAGTTGCCACGTCGGCGCTTCGTGCGCCAGGCCTTGGCCGCCAGCGTGGCCGCACTGGCGTTGGGCCTGGGCTGGGGCGGCTGGCACTACCAGCAACTGAATCACCAGGGCAGCTTGCAGACTGCCTTCAACGAACGCCGCCAGGTCGAACTGCCGGATGGTTCGCACCTTGAACTCAACGGCAGCACGCAAGTGCAGGTCGCTTTCAGCGCCGGCCAGCGGCAGGTCCGGCTGATGGCGGGTGAGGTGATGTTCACCGTCGCCCACGACAGTGACAGGCCGTTCGTGGTCGACACCGCCCAGGGCAGCGTGACTGTCACCGGTACCCGTTTCGACGTCCGCCTGGACCCGGCCAGCACCCGCGTGGCGGTGGAGCAGGGCTCGGTGCGTGTGCAGGGCAAGGGCGCCTCGCTGGCGCAGCTCACGGCGGGCCAGGGCTCGCATATAGATGCACAAGGCCAGGTGGCGGCGCCCTATACGGTGAATACCGGCGCCCTGACTGCCTGGCGCCAAGGCAGGCTGGTGTTCGACAACGCCACCCTGGCCGAGGTGGTGGCCGAAGCCTCGCGCTACCGCAGCCAGCCGCTGCGGGTCGCCCCCGGCAAAGTCGCCCAGCTGCGGCTGTCCAGCACCTTCAGCACCGACGACACCGATGCGCTGCTGCGTGCCTTGCCGAGCATCCTGCCGGTGGCCATCAAGGCCCATGAAGATGGCTCGCGCGAAATAATCGCGAAATAGATTCAGGTTTTTTTCCGCTCGTTCGTCTTCCCCGCCAGCTGCAACTGCCAAGCATTTCCATTTGCATGCGGTTGGCGTTTATTCCGTATTCCAGGAAGTTTCGACGACGTGAACAACAACAAGCCCTTCCCACGCTTCCGCGCCCTGGCGCTGGCCCTGGCGGTCAGCGCCGTGGCCGTCAACAGCCAGGCCGCAGAGGCCGGCAGCATCATCCAGATCCAGGCCCAACCCTTGGCTTCGGCGCTGAACCAGCTGGGCCAGCAGACCAGCCTGCAACTGTTCTTCAGCCCCGAGCTGGTGGCCGGCAAGCAGGCCCCGGCGGTGTCCGGCCAGCTGGCGCCCGAGCAGGCGC
Encoded here:
- a CDS encoding type III PLP-dependent enzyme — protein: MSIQVEDYFARDTFQKMKAFADKQETPFVLIDTQMISQAYDDLRAGFEFAKVYYAVKANPAVEIIDLLKEKGSSFDIASIYELDKVLGRGVSADRISYGNTIKKSKDIRYFYEKGVRLYATDSEADLRNIAKAAPGSKVYVRILTEGSTTADWPLSRKFGCQTDMAMDLLILARDLGLVPYGISFHVGSQQRDISVWDAAIAKVKVIFERLKEEDGIELKLINMGGGFPANYITRTNSLETYAEEIIRFLKEDFGDDLPEIILEPGRSLIANAGILVSEVVLVARKSRTAVERWIYTDVGKFSGLIETMDEAIKFPIWTEKKGEAEEVVIAGPTCDSADIMYENYKYGLPLNLAIGDRLYWLSTGAYTTSYSAVEFNGFPPLKAFYL
- a CDS encoding sigma-70 family RNA polymerase sigma factor, which translates into the protein MTPTVSGPKGFLDHYHELIGTWTRKLRSRQQAEDLTHDAFVRVLENPREQVEQPRAYLHQTARNIAVDGFRREDRRQALELEAFDEGVAGSGDPEAYVHALELADSVERALAELPLNCRQVFIWQKLEGLTQAEIAERMGLSKNMVEKYMIRTLRHLREHLDVSA
- a CDS encoding FecR family protein — translated: MKQHGTDTVREQAAAWFARVQDAPRDAGLQAQLHVWLEGDARHRDEYQQLARLWQATDFIPRQRLEALCQPAPVRQLPRRRFVRQALAASVAALALGLGWGGWHYQQLNHQGSLQTAFNERRQVELPDGSHLELNGSTQVQVAFSAGQRQVRLMAGEVMFTVAHDSDRPFVVDTAQGSVTVTGTRFDVRLDPASTRVAVEQGSVRVQGKGASLAQLTAGQGSHIDAQGQVAAPYTVNTGALTAWRQGRLVFDNATLAEVVAEASRYRSQPLRVAPGKVAQLRLSSTFSTDDTDALLRALPSILPVAIKAHEDGSREIIAK